The window ACCTCACCCAATATTTTCGTTTTCGCATAAACCGATGTCCAATCCGGTAAATCCGTCTCTATATAATCGCCCCGTTTTCCTGAAAATACACAATCTGTACTGATGTGAATCAACTTACTTCCCCTCCGTTCCAAGATCGTTCGAAGCTGGTGCGGAAGCATACTGTTGATTTTAAACGAATCGAGCTCGTTGCAGCTGGCATTGTCATTGAGCAAAGCGACGCAGTTGATGACAGCATCCGGTTGAACAGTATCTATGATGCTTTCCAACCCGGCTTGATCTCTTACATCCAAAACAATACCCTGGGGGTCTTCCGCCTCCCGTGTCGTGTAGAACACCGAATGAGAAGTGCGTCTCTTAAAGTATTGATTTAGCATGTGACCTGCCATACCGTTCCCCCCGATAATCAAAAGCCTCATGGTAATAGCCCACCTTTCATCAAGAGACGTTCAATATCCGTTTTCGACATCAAATTTTGGCTGGAACAATAAACGTTAGTAGAAACCGGTTCATACGAAACGTATGCCTGCTTCACTTTCAAAACATCTTTAGCCGGAAGGATAACAAGAAATCGCTCGTTATAATGAACAGCCGTCTGCCTCTCGTATTCGGAAAGCATCGATTCATGAAGCTTCTCCCCGGGTCGAATGCCGATCTCCTGAATGTCCACATTAGACTTCCCATAAAACTCCATGATGACTTGTGCCAATTCCACTATGCGGCATGAGGTCATCAACATTGCGAATATTTCCCCACCTTGGCCTTTCTCTGAAGCCTCTAGCAGCTGCTCTATTGCTTCCTCAAGTGTAATAAAGAAACGCGTCATTTCTTTATGTGTGATGCCCACAGGTCCCCCCTTGTTGATTTGGTCTTTAAAAATTTGAATCACACTTCCGTTTGACCCTAGGATATTGCCTCCTCTAACGCAAATGAATCGTGTGTGCGGGCTGAGCAAGTTGGCGTATATCATTAGCTTTTCTCCGATCTCTTTCGTCATGCCATAAAAGTTCGAAGGTGTTACTGCTTTATCTGTGGAAACGTTAATTACTTTCTTCACTTGGTTTTCGATCGCCGCTTCAATAACAATCTGGGTTCCTAAAATGTTCGTTTTCAAAGCTTCGTTGGGTTGATCTTCGCATACGGGTACATGCTTGAGTGCTGCCAAGTGAAATATATAATCGGCGCCTTTACAGGCCTTTATCAAAGCATCCTTGTCTCGAATATCGCCAATGCAAAACGTAAGCCTTGGATCATTGAAAATCCGCTGCATAGCGACCTGTCGAGACTCATTTCTCGAATATATGATAATTTTTTTCGGCGATTGCAGCAGCAATTGTACAACGAGTTCATACCCCCAAGATCCAGTTCCGCCCGTTATGAAAATTGTTTTATTATTATACAATGATCTTTCTACCTCCTAATAAATACTTAATTACTTTAGAAGACACATCTGGATCGGTATATCCTTTCGGAATTTCCCAATCGGTGGGCTGCTTGGTCATAATTTGAGTGGCGCGAACAATTTGTTCGGCATTCAAGCCCGAGACAACATTGCTGCCGCAGTCTATCGTTTCCGGTCTCTCCGTGGTATTGCGAATCGTTACAGTCGGTACATGAAACAGACAACATTCTTCCTGAACTGTACCGCTGTCCGTCAAAACACATAAGGCATTTTTTTCCAAATGAACGAAATCAAAAAAGCCAAACGGCTCATAAAACTCGACCATTGGATGCATATTGAGAAGTAACGGTGAATCCGTACCCAAACGAGACTTTGTTCTGGGGTGGAGGCTACAAATGACCCTGTGTTGAAGCGACTCCGTTACAAGGTTAATGCCTTTCAATATCTCCTCTAAGTGAACGGGATTATCCACATTCTCTGCCCGATGCACGGTAACAAGTAAAAATTGTTTGGGGATCAGCTTTAATTGCTCTAAGATGCCGCTCCCAAAAATCCGATCTTCGTAATGGTTCAAAACTTCATAAATCGGATTTCCGCTAACCATAATGCGGTTTACAGCAATACCTTCACGAAGTAAGTTGGCTTTGCTCTGCTCGGTATAAGGCATATTGATACTGGACACTGCATCGATAATTTTACGGTTTTTCTCCTCGGGTACCGACCAATCGAAACATCGGTTCCCTGCTTCCATATGAATGACGGGAATGCCCATTCGTTCTGATAGGATTGCACTTAAAGCACTGTTCGTATCACCCAAGACAAGGACCCGGTCCGGCAGCTCCTTTAAGAATATTTCCTCTAACTTCTCGAACATGACGGACAACTGTCCACCTAAGGAATGCTGCTTGGGGTCAAGCAAGTAATCCGGAGTTCGGAGCCCGAGCTCTTGGAAAAAGACATCGCTAAGCGAATGAGTGAAGTTTTGTCTAGTATGAATCAAGATATGCTTTGAAGCATACTGATCGAGCTTTTTGATAATTAAGCTGAGTCTAATAATTTCAGGTCTTGTTCCAAGAACCGTTGCAATTTTCATTATTTGATTCCTCCTTCATACAAAATCGGTTTTCCAAGCAGGCATGCTGCAAATTCTCGGGGGTTGATATGGACAACCTTCTCCGAGTTCCATTTCATGTATTGAAATATATAAGTGCTCTCGATTTTGCGCAGTTGACCTTTTTCCCCATAGTAGAGGTCTCTGTTTGGTGTGCGGTACACTCGCCCATGAACGACTTCCCCTCTTGCCAGCGTTTGGTCGTCAATAGGTTCTCCTTTAGGGAGTGCATGGATTAGCGTATCGGGAATCGAAACGACGTCATTGATATTAAATTTTAACCTATCGAATATGGAGTGAGTTGCAATTGAACGCAGCTTCTGCGCGTTCCACATATAAATCCCGGATGACGTTCCCTTGACAAGCAGATGGCTGGGAGCATTAGGGATGAAATGACCCACTTGGTTAATTCCCCTTCCGGTCGGATACAAGTTCAGAATCATATCCTCCAGCACCAGCACTTGTTCCCACTTGAAGCGATAAAAGTAGAAGGATTCCCCGTTCATAAACGGACGTTTCATTCCGTCTTCTAGCAAGAATACCGCCGGAGAACTTCCCTTGACCAACATCCCGTCAGGAATTTTATTGTTGACGGCCTCATGCTGTCGTATTACAGCCACCACCTTTTCCTCTATTTTCTCGATTAACGGAAGAAGTTTACTACGATAACGTTCCATTCCAAAATGCAAACTCGCCTTCGAACGGCGCCTTTCCTCTGTCTTTCCATTTGCTTCCTGCAGGAGGGCCACTTTCGTCTTTGCAGTCAAATCATCGATATCCCCCGGTGCAGCGAGTAGCGCTTCTTCACCGACTTCTGTTAAGATTTCGGATAGGCCACCGGATCGATAGGCAACAATCGGCTTACCGAATATGAGGCCTTCCATCGCTGTCAAGCCGAACCCTTCAGCGATAAGACTTGGTACGACCAGCACATCGAGAGCCGGATACAATGTATAAATATTGCCTTCAAAACCACTTATGTGAAACCGATCCGAGAAAGCCGATTGCCGAATCTGTAGCATACAGCGGGAGAAATAGTCCGTATAAGTCTGGTTACCGGTAATCAGAAAATGTACATCGTTCATTTGCTTGCAGAGTTTCAAGCCCATCTGCACAAAATGCTCCAATCCTTTATGAGGTACGATATCTGAGGAGATATATCCAATTAGCTTCTGATGTGGTCGAATTCCCAGC is drawn from Paenibacillus sp. V4I7 and contains these coding sequences:
- a CDS encoding SDR family oxidoreductase, which produces MRLLIIGGNGMAGHMLNQYFKRRTSHSVFYTTREAEDPQGIVLDVRDQAGLESIIDTVQPDAVINCVALLNDNASCNELDSFKINSMLPHQLRTILERRGSKLIHISTDCVFSGKRGDYIETDLPDWTSVYAKTKILGEVISDKHLTIRTSIVGPEIRSHGIGLLHWFMQQRGAVSGYTQVLWNGVTTLQLAKAVDDMLRDGVTGLIHLASHGKISKRDLLLLFQEIFEKNDVTVVPDDTPIQDRTLKSVRTDYRYQVPDYREMLLELRSWMRLN
- a CDS encoding polysaccharide biosynthesis protein, whose amino-acid sequence is MYNNKTIFITGGTGSWGYELVVQLLLQSPKKIIIYSRNESRQVAMQRIFNDPRLTFCIGDIRDKDALIKACKGADYIFHLAALKHVPVCEDQPNEALKTNILGTQIVIEAAIENQVKKVINVSTDKAVTPSNFYGMTKEIGEKLMIYANLLSPHTRFICVRGGNILGSNGSVIQIFKDQINKGGPVGITHKEMTRFFITLEEAIEQLLEASEKGQGGEIFAMLMTSCRIVELAQVIMEFYGKSNVDIQEIGIRPGEKLHESMLSEYERQTAVHYNERFLVILPAKDVLKVKQAYVSYEPVSTNVYCSSQNLMSKTDIERLLMKGGLLP
- a CDS encoding glycosyltransferase family 4 protein, whose protein sequence is MQMNTVMLFSHVCCLTYITGAEKYLLQLSREFGRYFRCILVVPNEGVLAKKARASGISVIVQEFQRTASLWRPHAGILDEMQQLIQSGLPVLVNLLHVHNPQLVVTNTSVNPLPAIAAKKLGIPTTWVITEVIGQNPYTHHSIQVIERNSDWIVGISEAVLAPFGGRADGSKRFLLKPTWLPEELQPGTWLHWREQRRVLLGIRPHQKLIGYISSDIVPHKGLEHFVQMGLKLCKQMNDVHFLITGNQTYTDYFSRCMLQIRQSAFSDRFHISGFEGNIYTLYPALDVLVVPSLIAEGFGLTAMEGLIFGKPIVAYRSGGLSEILTEVGEEALLAAPGDIDDLTAKTKVALLQEANGKTEERRRSKASLHFGMERYRSKLLPLIEKIEEKVVAVIRQHEAVNNKIPDGMLVKGSSPAVFLLEDGMKRPFMNGESFYFYRFKWEQVLVLEDMILNLYPTGRGINQVGHFIPNAPSHLLVKGTSSGIYMWNAQKLRSIATHSIFDRLKFNINDVVSIPDTLIHALPKGEPIDDQTLARGEVVHGRVYRTPNRDLYYGEKGQLRKIESTYIFQYMKWNSEKVVHINPREFAACLLGKPILYEGGIK
- the wecB gene encoding non-hydrolyzing UDP-N-acetylglucosamine 2-epimerase, which gives rise to MKIATVLGTRPEIIRLSLIIKKLDQYASKHILIHTRQNFTHSLSDVFFQELGLRTPDYLLDPKQHSLGGQLSVMFEKLEEIFLKELPDRVLVLGDTNSALSAILSERMGIPVIHMEAGNRCFDWSVPEEKNRKIIDAVSSINMPYTEQSKANLLREGIAVNRIMVSGNPIYEVLNHYEDRIFGSGILEQLKLIPKQFLLVTVHRAENVDNPVHLEEILKGINLVTESLQHRVICSLHPRTKSRLGTDSPLLLNMHPMVEFYEPFGFFDFVHLEKNALCVLTDSGTVQEECCLFHVPTVTIRNTTERPETIDCGSNVVSGLNAEQIVRATQIMTKQPTDWEIPKGYTDPDVSSKVIKYLLGGRKIIV